In Candidatus Nitronauta litoralis, one DNA window encodes the following:
- a CDS encoding arylesterase, with the protein MPTPAVFLFAWLFFFVAPAMGAPVILAFGDSLTAGFGVNQQESYPARLQSLLKEEGYSYKVVNAGVSGDTTAGGLRRIDWLLKHKPSIVILELGANDGLRGLPLEEMESNLETIILTCQKQGARVLLAGMKIPPNYGEDYTKGFETVFSKLAEKHGTGFIPFFLENVAAVQELTRPDGIHPVGEGYAVVVQTVWEYLKPMLERQEASR; encoded by the coding sequence ATGCCGACTCCAGCGGTTTTTTTATTTGCCTGGTTGTTTTTTTTCGTTGCCCCGGCAATGGGGGCACCGGTGATTCTTGCTTTTGGTGACAGCCTCACTGCCGGGTTTGGTGTGAACCAGCAGGAGAGCTATCCGGCGCGGTTACAGTCCTTGCTAAAGGAGGAAGGATACTCGTACAAGGTGGTCAATGCCGGTGTCAGTGGAGACACAACTGCAGGTGGGCTTCGCCGCATTGACTGGCTTCTGAAGCACAAACCTTCCATTGTTATTCTGGAACTTGGTGCGAACGATGGACTACGTGGTTTGCCACTTGAGGAGATGGAGAGCAATCTGGAAACCATTATCCTGACGTGTCAAAAACAGGGGGCCAGGGTTTTGCTGGCGGGTATGAAAATTCCACCAAACTATGGTGAAGATTACACGAAAGGGTTTGAAACAGTATTTTCAAAGCTTGCGGAAAAACACGGAACCGGGTTTATACCCTTTTTTCTGGAAAACGTGGCTGCGGTGCAAGAGTTGACCCGGCCAGACGGAATCCACCCCGTGGGCGAGGGATATGCGGTTGTGGTCCAGACTGTTTGGGAATATTTGAAGCCGATGTTAGAGCGACAGGAAGCTTCCCGTTAG
- a CDS encoding FtsX-like permease family protein, whose protein sequence is MTTSQLSLGQQIRLVNSESRGAGKRFLFFVLCLAIGVGAVMMIKSFSALLETSIKRESKGLLAADIEIKSSWAQKKEDLAYQQQALPPETRFVFVKELHAMVQLSGQVREGKGSSLLVELKAVPSVPPLYPLYGEIKTQPTLGLPEHFKDNGALVETNFLIKTGLKIGDTFGLGKIRARVSGILEAEPDRISRAFSIGPRVMVSLETLKEAQLIAPGSRVKHRTLIGLPQGENLDRALFTLQGGLTDKAATLRTFEDMQSSLTQSIKRISNYLGTLGVIALLMGGIGVAMIVRTFMSQKLDTIAILTCIGARPKTIFRIYLFQALFLGLAGSLLGIAAGYGLQYLLPPKIEGLLRITLTPEFDWRPAAQALLLGMGTTLLFALWPLVRAVRTKPLRLFRHIAEEEELGKGSRRQRWVVSIIFAAGLAGSIFWQAESVKRGLVFLVALCVAALLLFTISTLVLKLIKRLPPSPLMTRRYGLANLFRPNNQARSIITALGMGIMLVLTIRLVQMDLVSMLKENTKGAPPNYFFIDIQKDQEETFKTVMASTAPEAKVDITPLVRARISQIDDKKIAEWEYTDRAREEWFINREFVLTYSKGVPPPGNEVVDGKWWKPEEASIPQVSLEEDAARRLGAEIGSTLIMEIQGIPIEAPVTSIRKVNWRNMRTNFYMIFSPGALEGAPLTFVASVTVDKAKELEVQTAVVKALPNITALGTRDIIETVETVVGKLLTLVDFMSTFAILSGLIILSGAIASTKFRRLKEAAILKTLGAKQNIVARILAYEYATLGIVAAVVGVILSVGLSWAVMEYAVKSPWHFRPGPISLALIISIILTTITGVLSSLDVLRNKPSLTFRKLDS, encoded by the coding sequence ATGACCACAAGCCAACTTTCACTTGGCCAACAAATTAGGCTGGTAAATTCGGAAAGTCGGGGTGCAGGCAAACGGTTCCTGTTTTTCGTTCTGTGCCTCGCCATCGGCGTCGGTGCGGTGATGATGATCAAAAGTTTTTCGGCTCTGCTGGAGACATCGATCAAACGGGAATCGAAAGGCTTGTTGGCCGCCGACATCGAAATTAAAAGTTCCTGGGCTCAGAAAAAAGAGGACCTCGCCTACCAGCAACAAGCGCTACCCCCTGAAACCCGTTTTGTTTTTGTAAAAGAACTGCACGCAATGGTGCAGCTTTCAGGCCAGGTCAGGGAAGGAAAAGGATCATCTCTACTGGTTGAGCTGAAAGCCGTTCCATCCGTTCCCCCGCTCTACCCCCTGTATGGTGAAATCAAAACTCAACCAACGCTCGGTCTGCCCGAACATTTTAAAGACAACGGCGCCCTGGTAGAGACTAATTTCCTCATAAAAACCGGGTTGAAGATAGGGGATACCTTTGGCTTGGGTAAAATTCGTGCCCGGGTATCTGGAATACTGGAAGCAGAACCGGATCGAATATCACGTGCCTTCAGTATCGGGCCGCGTGTCATGGTATCGCTTGAAACATTGAAGGAAGCCCAACTGATTGCTCCCGGCAGCCGGGTGAAACACCGTACACTGATCGGATTGCCCCAGGGAGAGAATCTTGACCGCGCCCTCTTCACCCTGCAAGGCGGACTGACGGACAAGGCAGCAACGTTGCGGACCTTTGAGGACATGCAATCGTCGCTCACTCAATCCATAAAGCGCATCAGCAATTATCTCGGCACCCTCGGTGTCATAGCACTTTTAATGGGGGGAATTGGGGTTGCCATGATCGTTCGCACTTTTATGTCACAAAAGCTGGACACTATCGCCATTCTGACCTGCATTGGAGCACGGCCCAAAACGATTTTCAGGATTTACCTGTTCCAGGCCTTGTTTCTTGGACTTGCAGGAAGCCTGCTGGGGATCGCCGCAGGTTATGGTCTTCAATATCTGCTACCTCCTAAAATAGAAGGTTTACTGCGAATAACCCTGACACCTGAATTCGATTGGCGTCCGGCAGCGCAGGCACTTCTACTTGGTATGGGAACAACGCTGTTGTTTGCATTATGGCCTCTCGTTCGGGCCGTGCGCACCAAACCTTTGCGTCTGTTTCGGCATATCGCGGAAGAAGAAGAGCTTGGGAAAGGGTCACGTCGGCAACGGTGGGTGGTCAGCATTATTTTTGCCGCAGGGCTGGCAGGCAGTATTTTCTGGCAGGCGGAATCTGTGAAACGAGGCCTGGTGTTTCTTGTTGCACTCTGTGTCGCTGCATTGCTTCTGTTCACAATTTCCACCCTTGTATTAAAACTCATCAAACGCCTGCCGCCTTCGCCTTTGATGACAAGGCGATATGGCCTGGCTAATTTATTCCGCCCCAACAATCAGGCGCGGTCCATCATCACCGCTCTGGGCATGGGAATCATGCTGGTATTGACTATCCGCCTTGTGCAGATGGATCTTGTTTCCATGCTAAAAGAAAACACCAAGGGGGCACCGCCTAACTACTTTTTTATCGATATCCAGAAAGATCAGGAGGAGACATTTAAAACCGTAATGGCTTCGACTGCACCCGAGGCGAAGGTGGATATCACCCCGCTGGTGCGGGCTCGCATATCACAGATTGATGACAAGAAAATTGCAGAATGGGAATACACGGACCGTGCACGTGAAGAATGGTTCATTAACCGTGAATTCGTGTTGACCTATTCCAAAGGGGTTCCACCACCGGGCAATGAGGTAGTCGATGGTAAATGGTGGAAACCCGAGGAAGCCTCGATACCCCAGGTTTCCCTGGAAGAAGACGCCGCCCGTCGGTTGGGTGCCGAAATCGGTTCCACGCTGATTATGGAAATTCAGGGGATACCTATCGAGGCTCCGGTTACCAGCATCAGGAAAGTCAACTGGCGCAACATGCGCACCAATTTTTACATGATATTTTCACCCGGGGCACTGGAAGGCGCGCCACTGACATTCGTTGCGTCAGTCACGGTTGATAAGGCGAAAGAACTTGAAGTGCAAACAGCGGTGGTAAAAGCCTTGCCCAATATAACCGCTCTAGGCACCCGTGACATTATTGAAACCGTCGAAACAGTTGTTGGCAAACTGCTCACCCTGGTTGACTTCATGTCGACTTTTGCAATCCTGTCAGGCCTGATCATTTTGTCTGGCGCCATAGCTTCCACAAAGTTTCGACGTTTAAAAGAAGCCGCCATCCTAAAAACCCTTGGCGCCAAACAAAATATAGTGGCAAGAATTCTCGCTTATGAATACGCGACCCTGGGAATAGTCGCTGCCGTAGTAGGCGTCATCCTTTCGGTTGGATTGTCATGGGCCGTGATGGAATACGCTGTGAAATCTCCCTGGCATTTTCGACCAGGCCCCATCAGCCTGGCACTTATTATTTCTATTATTCTAACCACCATCACCGGAGTGCTGTCCAGCCTTGATGTGCTCCGCAACAAACCCAGCCTCACTTTCCGCAAACTGGATAGCTGA
- a CDS encoding ABC transporter ATP-binding protein, which produces MIEIEQLNKSLHGGGHRVDILNGINLTVPRGEFVAITGASGSGKTTLLSLIAGLDAPTSGRIVIDGQDITKLDEDALAELRGKRFGFVFQNFHLIPTLTALENVILSAELNHTEGAHKKSNDLLGIVGLGERLHHYPSQLSGGEQQRLSLARAFVNEPEYVLADEPTGNLDSTNSDRILDLIGELHRVKQATILLVTHEPPVAQRSQRILTMADGKIIADQPSRPSP; this is translated from the coding sequence ATGATTGAAATCGAACAACTCAATAAATCCCTGCATGGTGGCGGGCACCGGGTCGATATCCTCAATGGAATCAACCTCACCGTCCCGCGGGGTGAATTTGTTGCCATAACCGGAGCCTCGGGAAGCGGCAAAACCACACTGCTCAGTCTTATTGCCGGACTCGACGCACCCACCAGTGGACGAATTGTTATTGACGGTCAGGATATCACGAAACTTGATGAAGATGCACTCGCGGAACTGCGGGGAAAACGCTTTGGTTTTGTTTTCCAGAATTTCCATTTGATCCCGACACTCACCGCACTTGAAAATGTCATTTTATCGGCAGAACTCAACCACACAGAAGGGGCGCACAAAAAATCCAACGACCTCCTCGGGATTGTGGGACTGGGGGAGCGGTTGCATCATTACCCGTCCCAGCTTTCAGGCGGCGAGCAACAACGCCTGTCCCTGGCACGGGCATTCGTCAACGAACCTGAATATGTTCTTGCTGACGAACCCACCGGGAATCTTGATTCAACCAACTCCGACCGTATCCTGGATTTAATCGGTGAACTGCACCGGGTCAAGCAGGCAACCATCCTTCTGGTAACCCATGAACCCCCGGTAGCCCAGCGCTCGCAACGGATCCTCACGATGGCCGATGGAAAAATCATCGCCGACCAGCCTTCACGGCCCAGTCCATGA